A window of Candidatus Gorgyraea atricola contains these coding sequences:
- a CDS encoding GDP-mannose 4,6-dehydratase, producing the protein MSNRKGVFWKDRKVLITGHEGFLGSWLAKVLLGYGARITGIDKIKNRPVSMLNGLRKDITCVRGDIINLELVKNVIERFKPQTIFHLAAEAIVLEANKNPIKTFKSNIEGTWNILEASRNKKFIESIVIASSDKAYGETNKLPYKEDAPLSGNHPYDASKSCADLLAHTYYNTYNLPVGITRCGNVFGPGDFHFSRIAPDAIRSALQNRKLLIRSDGRFTRDYVYVEDIMNGYILLAENLQRLKLEGEAFNFSNEKPVSVIKMVKKIYQLAGIRPSYKILSKVRHEIRHQHLSSWKARKALGWKPKHSLEEGLKKTINWYKGIF; encoded by the coding sequence ATGAGCAATAGAAAAGGTGTCTTTTGGAAAGATAGAAAGGTTTTGATAACAGGCCATGAAGGTTTTCTGGGTTCTTGGCTTGCCAAGGTTTTACTGGGCTATGGCGCTAGAATAACAGGCATCGACAAGATAAAAAATCGCCCAGTTTCTATGCTTAACGGCTTAAGAAAGGATATAACCTGCGTCAGGGGAGATATTATAAATTTAGAATTAGTTAAAAATGTCATTGAAAGATTTAAGCCGCAGACTATTTTTCATCTGGCTGCTGAGGCGATAGTTCTCGAGGCTAACAAGAACCCCATTAAGACTTTTAAATCAAACATTGAAGGCACATGGAATATTTTAGAGGCGTCAAGAAATAAAAAATTCATAGAATCCATTGTAATAGCCTCAAGCGATAAGGCCTACGGAGAGACTAATAAACTTCCATATAAGGAAGACGCTCCTTTATCTGGTAATCATCCATATGACGCTTCTAAAAGCTGCGCGGATTTATTAGCGCATACTTATTATAATACCTATAATTTACCTGTAGGCATAACCAGATGCGGCAATGTCTTTGGCCCTGGGGATTTCCATTTTTCAAGGATTGCCCCTGATGCAATCAGATCAGCGCTTCAGAACAGGAAATTACTTATTCGCAGCGATGGAAGATTTACGCGTGATTATGTTTATGTCGAGGATATTATGAATGGATATATTCTGCTTGCTGAAAATTTGCAAAGATTGAAATTAGAAGGAGAGGCATTTAACTTCAGCAATGAGAAACCCGTATCGGTCATAAAGATGGTAAAAAAGATTTATCAACTAGCCGGCATAAGGCCATCTTATAAAATTCTAAGCAAGGTAAGGCATGAGATTAGACATCAGCATCTTTCATCATGGAAGGCAAGAAAGGCCCTTGGCTGGAAACCAAAGCATAGCTTGGAAGAAGGCTTGAAGAAAACCATAAACTGGTATAAGGGTATTTTTTGA
- a CDS encoding sugar phosphate nucleotidyltransferase has translation MKLVILCGGRGTRIRDVSEVLPKAMLPIGDRPMIWHIMKMYAHYGIKDFVLCLGYKGWLIKEFFLNYMAKVSDVTVNLNKKGLAVYRHHRNEDLDWKVTMVETGENSQTGARIWNVRKYLEHSNIFGVTYADGVADIDIKELIETHKKSSLLGTITGVYPASRFGEIQATGNMISSFNEKPNVSTGLFNGGFMVFNKKVIHKYFRPGEDLVLEGETLPNMVKDKQMGVYEHKGFWYCVDTIREYGNLNQMWKENRAPWKVWE, from the coding sequence ATGAAGTTAGTAATCCTATGCGGTGGTAGAGGAACAAGGATCAGGGATGTTTCCGAGGTTTTGCCTAAGGCCATGCTTCCTATAGGCGATAGGCCTATGATCTGGCATATAATGAAGATGTACGCTCATTATGGCATAAAAGATTTTGTCCTATGCCTTGGTTATAAAGGATGGCTGATAAAGGAATTTTTCTTAAATTACATGGCCAAGGTTTCAGATGTAACCGTAAATTTAAATAAAAAAGGTTTGGCAGTCTATCGTCATCATCGTAATGAAGATTTAGATTGGAAAGTTACTATGGTGGAAACAGGGGAGAATTCTCAAACTGGAGCAAGGATTTGGAATGTGCGTAAGTATTTAGAGCACAGTAATATCTTTGGCGTGACTTACGCGGATGGTGTCGCTGATATTGATATAAAGGAGTTGATAGAGACTCATAAAAAATCCAGTTTATTGGGTACAATAACAGGAGTTTATCCTGCTAGCCGTTTTGGTGAAATACAGGCCACCGGCAATATGATATCTTCCTTTAATGAGAAACCTAATGTAAGCACGGGGTTGTTTAATGGCGGATTTATGGTCTTTAATAAAAAGGTCATTCATAAATATTTCAGGCCAGGAGAAGATTTAGTTTTGGAGGGCGAGACCCTGCCTAACATGGTAAAAGATAAACAGATGGGCGTATATGAACATAAAGGATTTTGGTACTGTGTTGACACTATCAGGGAATATGGTAACTTAAATCAGATGTGGAAGGAAAATAGGGCTCCTTGGAAGGTCTGGGAATGA
- a CDS encoding NAD(P)-dependent oxidoreductase: MKKKIFITGGTGFIGRNLKEQLQDKYKIYAPSHEELELLNERKVSNYLKKHHFDAIVHCAWNAARNSKKDTNKILEYNLRMFFNLARCHGEYGKMIYYGSGAVYGREHWIHRMNEDYFDICVPKDQDVFSKYIMCKYAEKSENIYNLRVFGVFGKYEDWKIRFISNACCRTVWDLPITIKQNVFLDYLYIDDLIRITGWFIENEPEDKCYNVCRGETFDLLTLARKVLKVSGKRLDIKVSHGDLGREYSGDNSKLLSKIGDYSFCNMDDCIDELYHWYLEKKDSIDGKLFLCQ, from the coding sequence ATGAAAAAGAAGATTTTTATTACAGGAGGAACAGGGTTTATCGGTCGAAACCTAAAGGAGCAGCTTCAGGATAAATATAAAATTTATGCCCCATCCCATGAAGAACTCGAACTGTTAAATGAAAGAAAAGTCAGTAATTATCTTAAGAAACACCATTTTGACGCGATAGTTCATTGTGCATGGAATGCAGCAAGGAACTCAAAAAAAGATACAAATAAAATCTTGGAATACAATCTCAGGATGTTTTTTAATCTTGCCCGCTGCCATGGTGAATACGGAAAGATGATTTACTATGGGTCAGGAGCGGTCTATGGCCGAGAACATTGGATACATAGAATGAATGAAGATTACTTTGATATTTGCGTGCCAAAAGATCAAGATGTTTTTTCGAAATACATTATGTGCAAGTATGCGGAAAAATCCGAAAACATTTACAATCTGAGAGTTTTCGGTGTTTTTGGCAAATATGAGGATTGGAAAATACGATTTATTTCTAACGCGTGCTGCAGAACAGTATGGGACTTACCAATAACAATAAAGCAGAATGTATTTCTTGATTATCTCTATATTGATGACCTTATAAGGATTACAGGATGGTTTATCGAAAATGAACCAGAGGATAAATGTTATAACGTTTGTAGAGGCGAGACTTTCGACCTATTGACATTGGCTCGAAAAGTCCTTAAGGTATCTGGAAAAAGATTAGATATTAAAGTCTCTCATGGTGATCTTGGCAGAGAATATAGCGGTGATAATTCCAAACTACTTAGCAAAATAGGGGACTATTCTTTTTGCAATATGGATGATTGTATTGATGAATTGTATCATTGGTATTTAGAAAAGAAAGATTCTATTGATGGGAAGCTGTTTTTATGCCAATAA
- a CDS encoding glycosyltransferase family 2 protein, producing the protein MPALNEQKNILSAINNTLKAFEAFKVDGEIVIINDGSSDKTLELVKELMSKEGNRIRLINHETPQGIGVSFWDGILNARGEIVCMLPGDDENDPYEIFRYLKLLDEVDMVIPFVYNKRDRTLFRNILSFFLLKILNSTFGTSFNYPHGTVLYRRSILSDLDYRSSSFFFQADILIRLAKRGYLFAEVPYRLGSRKIGKSKATTFSNSLQVIKEYLKLVYDIYFGKKEKSKRYKFTQGCASAQRYKKS; encoded by the coding sequence ATGCCAGCGTTAAACGAACAAAAGAACATTTTATCCGCTATCAATAATACTTTAAAGGCCTTTGAGGCCTTTAAAGTAGATGGAGAGATTGTTATTATTAATGATGGCTCGAGCGATAAGACATTGGAGCTTGTGAAAGAATTAATGTCCAAAGAAGGCAATAGAATCCGCCTGATTAATCACGAAACTCCGCAGGGCATAGGCGTGTCATTTTGGGATGGCATCCTGAATGCCAGGGGTGAGATAGTTTGCATGCTGCCCGGAGACGATGAAAATGACCCTTATGAGATATTTCGCTATTTAAAACTCTTGGATGAAGTCGATATGGTAATCCCCTTTGTCTATAATAAACGCGACAGGACATTATTTAGAAATATACTATCTTTTTTCTTATTGAAAATTCTTAATAGCACATTCGGCACGTCCTTTAACTATCCCCACGGGACTGTTCTTTACAGAAGATCGATCTTGAGTGATTTGGATTATAGAAGCTCGAGTTTCTTTTTTCAGGCGGATATTTTAATAAGGCTCGCAAAGAGAGGATATCTATTTGCAGAGGTTCCCTATAGGTTAGGATCAAGAAAGATTGGCAAATCAAAGGCAACTACATTCTCAAATTCTCTGCAGGTTATAAAGGAATACCTGAAATTAGTGTATGACATATACTTTGGAAAGAAAGAGAAAAGCAAAAGATACAAGTTTACTCAGGGTTGCGCATCAGCGCAGCGTTATAAAAAATCTTAA
- a CDS encoding radical SAM protein yields MDKVLFIVPPPIMYVDFVKPDYNARIVKKKNGDFASVLTDMPLGIMSMSSCLKKHAAAETKLLDFATTLNKLESFEYHSFVDFFQQSLSTLDYAPTIVGISSLFTPSYQNMLDIAECCRNIFPDAIIIAGGGIPTNIYKDIFKTSAGFDALCYGEGEKPLLGLVQADDKVSYFEENPSWITRRKVERGQTFLHDFIEDLDEIPFYDYDICEIDEYGLNPAIEAYSAVTKKKQNFHVMTSRGCPYHCCFCASHSVHGRRMRYYSIKRIREDFKRLRDQYGAEVIIFQDDHFIAKKQRAFEIIDIVKELRLTAVFQNGLPLYELDRKMLEALKSAGIDQLVLAIESGSSRVLKEIMHKPLDLSMVKPVADDCRELGIYMDVNILIGLPGETKQDIEDTRAFLKTINANWFRITVATPLVGSEMFDICLKKNYIKGGYIDCHYKKAVVETENFTAEYIQEKAYILNIELNLVENSDFRLGNYEMALRGFENAIRAKNDHAIAYYCAAKCYEKLGNFNKAQQYMDTAKIIVKESPFWRKYADMFNIPI; encoded by the coding sequence ATGGACAAGGTCTTATTTATAGTACCCCCGCCTATTATGTATGTCGATTTTGTCAAACCTGATTATAATGCAAGAATAGTAAAAAAGAAAAATGGAGATTTTGCAAGTGTGCTCACCGATATGCCTTTAGGTATAATGTCTATGAGCTCATGCTTAAAAAAACATGCCGCAGCAGAAACTAAGCTTTTAGATTTTGCTACTACTTTAAATAAGTTAGAAAGTTTTGAGTATCATTCTTTTGTAGATTTTTTTCAGCAATCTCTTTCAACTTTGGATTATGCGCCAACTATAGTCGGGATATCTTCGCTGTTCACGCCTTCGTATCAAAATATGCTGGATATAGCAGAATGTTGTCGTAACATATTTCCCGATGCCATCATTATAGCAGGCGGCGGCATTCCAACAAATATATATAAAGATATATTTAAAACTAGCGCAGGATTTGACGCTCTATGTTATGGTGAAGGCGAAAAACCTCTTTTAGGCCTTGTGCAAGCCGATGATAAAGTGTCGTACTTTGAAGAAAATCCTTCCTGGATTACGCGGAGAAAAGTTGAAAGAGGACAGACGTTCCTGCATGATTTTATCGAAGACCTTGATGAAATACCTTTTTATGATTATGATATTTGCGAGATAGACGAATATGGATTAAACCCTGCAATAGAGGCCTATTCGGCTGTCACCAAGAAAAAACAAAACTTTCATGTAATGACGTCCAGGGGGTGCCCATACCATTGTTGTTTTTGCGCATCACACTCGGTCCATGGAAGAAGGATGCGCTATTATAGCATCAAGAGGATCAGAGAGGATTTTAAGCGCCTTAGAGACCAATACGGGGCAGAAGTAATTATTTTTCAGGACGATCATTTCATTGCGAAAAAACAGAGGGCCTTTGAGATCATTGATATAGTAAAGGAATTGCGATTAACTGCTGTTTTTCAAAATGGACTGCCTTTGTATGAGCTTGACAGAAAGATGCTTGAGGCTTTAAAAAGCGCAGGGATTGATCAGCTTGTTCTGGCGATTGAATCGGGGAGCAGCAGGGTTTTAAAGGAAATAATGCACAAGCCCCTTGACCTTTCAATGGTAAAGCCTGTGGCTGACGATTGCCGTGAATTGGGAATATATATGGATGTGAACATATTAATAGGACTCCCCGGCGAAACAAAGCAGGATATTGAGGATACAAGGGCATTTTTAAAAACTATTAATGCAAACTGGTTTAGAATAACGGTTGCAACTCCTCTTGTAGGGAGTGAAATGTTTGATATATGCCTTAAAAAGAATTACATCAAAGGCGGTTACATTGACTGCCATTATAAAAAAGCGGTTGTCGAAACAGAGAATTTTACCGCTGAATATATACAGGAGAAGGCATATATCTTAAATATAGAGCTTAACCTTGTAGAAAACAGCGACTTTCGTTTGGGCAATTACGAAATGGCGCTGCGCGGGTTTGAGAATGCAATAAGAGCAAAAAATGACCATGCCATTGCATATTACTGTGCCGCAAAATGCTATGAAAAACTCGGCAATTTTAATAAAGCACAACAATATATGGATACTGCAAAGATAATCGTAAAAGAAAGCCCTTTCTGGCGCAAATATGCAGATATGTTTAATATCCCTATATAG
- a CDS encoding methyltransferase domain-containing protein has protein sequence MPINKCRVCAHKFFEEPLLRYENMPKAAQFLPDAESLEDDKGIDLEVCQCSGCGLVQLSNDPVPYYKEVIRAARFSEEMKDFRRKQFNRFIQKYSLKRKKVIEIGCGCGEYLSIMQQFGVDAYGLEHSTESVRQCVKNGLKASKGFIQSSTYKLNHAPFDAFFILNFLEHLPDPHSALRGIYNNLTDDAIGLIEVPNFDMILRNKLFSEFTCDHLFYFTKETLNAVIERNGFKIIECNEEWHDYIISAVVKKKVRLDIAHFYKYQSQLKNEINNYMGQYRCKQVAIWGAGHQALAVISLANLADKIKYVVDSAPFKQGKFTPATHVRIVSPDTLNSDPVDAVIIMAAGYSDEVASIIRQKYDRNINISILRDFGLEVIQDC, from the coding sequence ATGCCAATAAACAAGTGTAGAGTATGTGCCCATAAATTTTTCGAAGAACCATTGCTGCGATACGAAAATATGCCAAAGGCTGCTCAATTTTTGCCAGATGCAGAGTCGCTCGAAGACGATAAGGGAATTGATCTGGAAGTCTGTCAGTGTTCAGGCTGCGGATTAGTACAGCTAAGCAATGATCCTGTCCCTTATTATAAGGAGGTTATACGCGCCGCTCGGTTTTCAGAGGAAATGAAAGATTTTCGAAGGAAGCAATTCAACCGCTTTATACAAAAATATTCTCTCAAAAGAAAGAAAGTTATTGAAATCGGCTGTGGTTGTGGGGAGTATTTGTCTATCATGCAGCAGTTTGGGGTAGATGCTTATGGATTGGAGCATTCCACAGAATCGGTGAGGCAGTGTGTCAAGAACGGCTTAAAGGCTTCAAAAGGATTCATCCAAAGCAGTACTTATAAATTAAACCATGCCCCGTTCGATGCCTTTTTTATATTGAATTTTCTTGAACATCTGCCTGATCCACATTCAGCCCTTAGAGGAATATATAACAATTTGACAGATGACGCCATAGGACTCATCGAGGTACCAAATTTTGATATGATTTTACGAAATAAACTTTTCTCTGAATTTACATGCGATCATCTATTTTATTTTACGAAAGAAACTTTAAATGCAGTCATAGAGCGAAATGGTTTTAAAATTATCGAATGCAATGAAGAGTGGCATGACTATATAATTTCTGCTGTTGTAAAAAAAAAGGTAAGACTGGATATAGCGCATTTTTATAAATATCAGTCGCAGCTTAAAAATGAAATAAACAACTATATGGGCCAATATAGATGCAAACAAGTTGCAATATGGGGCGCCGGCCATCAGGCGCTTGCAGTTATCTCTCTGGCAAATTTAGCTGATAAAATAAAATATGTTGTTGATTCAGCTCCGTTTAAGCAAGGCAAATTCACGCCAGCTACACATGTTCGTATAGTTTCTCCTGACACACTTAACTCAGACCCCGTCGATGCTGTTATTATTATGGCGGCTGGTTATTCCGATGAAGTAGCAAGTATTATACGGCAAAAGTATGATAGAAATATAAATATCTCTATATTGAGAGATTTTGGATTGGAAGTTATTCAGGATTGCTAA
- a CDS encoding N-acetylneuraminate synthase family protein encodes MGLDKGIFHNLFIFEMANNHMGNVEHGLKIIREIHKICKGFDFNFGFKLQYRDLDTFIHPDFKKKFEFKYVKRFLETRLDENQFKVLKDEIDNLGFVSVCTPFDEASVDLIERQDFDIIKIGSCSATDWPLLERVVKTNKPIIVSTAGLPLEEIDKVVSFLEHREKAFALMHCVAEYPTPKKGLQLNQIDLLKARYPQVDIGYSAHEEPDNFVSIKIAIGKGARVFEKHAGIRTGQFGLNGYSVVPGQVRLWLESALEALQMCGTAMKRSGFTEKETKALQSLKRGVFASRKIKKGEMIELSNTFLAIPTAEGQITANDMSKYTDFYATSDMDVNKPIPLANLRQVDNRERVYSVVQKVKAILKKSNVLVPGKLDLEISHHYGVDKVEEQGCTMINFVNREYCKKLIVMLPGQKHPEQYHKIKEETFQVLYGDILLTIDGVETEYKAGSLVTVERKKKHSFGSRAGAIIEEISSTHHAKDSYYTDKEIAKNKHRKTLVTHWLD; translated from the coding sequence ATGGGATTGGACAAGGGCATATTTCACAATCTGTTTATCTTCGAGATGGCTAATAACCACATGGGAAACGTGGAGCACGGCTTAAAGATCATCAGGGAGATACATAAGATCTGCAAGGGGTTCGACTTTAATTTTGGGTTTAAGCTGCAATACAGGGATTTAGATACCTTTATTCACCCGGATTTTAAGAAGAAGTTTGAATTTAAATACGTTAAACGTTTTTTAGAAACTCGGCTTGATGAAAATCAGTTTAAGGTATTGAAGGACGAGATCGATAACCTGGGGTTTGTCTCGGTTTGTACGCCATTTGATGAGGCCTCAGTTGATCTAATAGAAAGACAGGATTTTGACATCATTAAGATCGGCAGCTGCTCTGCTACTGATTGGCCTTTGCTGGAAAGGGTTGTGAAGACCAATAAACCCATTATTGTCTCCACTGCTGGCTTGCCTCTGGAAGAGATAGATAAGGTTGTTAGTTTTCTTGAACACAGGGAGAAGGCCTTTGCGCTCATGCATTGCGTAGCTGAATACCCTACTCCTAAAAAAGGCCTGCAATTAAATCAGATAGACTTACTGAAGGCAAGGTACCCTCAGGTAGATATTGGTTATTCAGCTCATGAGGAGCCTGATAATTTTGTTTCCATTAAGATCGCGATAGGAAAAGGCGCAAGGGTATTTGAAAAGCATGCAGGGATAAGGACAGGACAGTTTGGCCTTAATGGTTATTCAGTTGTTCCCGGACAAGTCAGGCTATGGTTGGAGTCAGCGCTTGAGGCCTTACAGATGTGCGGAACCGCTATGAAGAGGTCAGGATTTACCGAGAAAGAGACAAAGGCTCTACAGTCTTTAAAAAGAGGTGTCTTTGCCAGTAGAAAAATAAAAAAGGGCGAGATGATTGAGCTATCTAATACCTTTCTGGCTATACCTACGGCAGAGGGTCAGATCACGGCAAATGATATGTCCAAATACACAGATTTTTATGCCACTTCAGACATGGATGTAAATAAGCCGATACCTTTAGCTAATCTAAGGCAGGTGGATAACAGAGAAAGGGTCTATAGTGTGGTTCAGAAGGTAAAGGCTATTTTAAAGAAGAGTAATGTGTTGGTTCCAGGCAAATTAGATCTTGAGATATCGCATCACTATGGGGTAGATAAGGTCGAAGAGCAGGGCTGTACGATGATTAATTTTGTAAACCGTGAATATTGCAAGAAACTGATAGTGATGCTTCCCGGGCAGAAGCACCCTGAGCAATACCACAAGATAAAAGAGGAGACCTTCCAGGTTTTATATGGAGATATCCTGCTTACGATAGATGGGGTCGAGACGGAATATAAGGCCGGCAGCTTAGTTACTGTGGAGAGAAAGAAAAAACATAGTTTTGGCAGCAGGGCCGGCGCAATAATCGAAGAGATTTCATCAACGCATCATGCAAAGGATTCATATTATACTGATAAAGAAATAGCAAAGAATAAACATCGCAAGACCTTAGTTACTCACTGGTTAGATTAA
- a CDS encoding thiamine pyrophosphate-binding protein translates to MIKLSDYVIDFLVQKGIMDIFMIAGGGIIHLVDSVGRNKNIKYFCNYNEQAVGYCAEGYARLKNHISSCLVTTGPGSTNAISGVASAWVDSVPMMVISGQVKRELIADYSKIRQIGEQEINIIETIKPITKYAKTILDPKMIKYELELAFYKATTGRPGPVWINIPLDVQGSFIDIENLHSFRPKDSLPRLKKRLHVSKVMEMLKRAKRPVILCGYGIRIARAEDLLKQILERIQIPAVLSFNGMDLIPDAHPLLIGKAGIIGQRRANFAIQNSDCLLSIGSRMNIKIVGYNYKAFAPNAKKIIVDVDERELQKSTLSPDVRIQADAKDFLEEFLNQLKEIDLRAPAGWLDACKNWKKRYPSIVNEFFEDEAHVDTYIFYDKLSDLLTEQDVVVTGNGMAALCLYQAFKVKPQQRAFTNNGYGAMGWGLPASIGACIANDRKRTICITGDGSMQMNIQELQLIRHHNLPIKIFIINNAGYTSIRLTQDTFFNSHYVGADERSGISNPDFKKVAIAYGLGYEKILTNKEIESKVSRVLSEPGPILCELNISPHQGLNPKAASYKRADGSFESRPLEDMFPFLSREELAENMSISKI, encoded by the coding sequence ATGATAAAGCTTTCAGATTATGTAATAGATTTTTTAGTCCAAAAAGGGATCATGGATATATTCATGATCGCTGGAGGGGGGATCATCCACCTTGTGGACTCAGTGGGGCGAAATAAAAATATAAAGTATTTTTGTAATTATAATGAGCAGGCTGTTGGATATTGCGCAGAAGGGTATGCGAGGTTAAAAAATCATATATCATCATGTCTTGTCACTACAGGTCCCGGAAGTACAAATGCGATTTCAGGGGTTGCGAGCGCATGGGTTGATTCTGTACCGATGATGGTTATTTCCGGTCAGGTTAAAAGGGAGCTTATAGCGGATTATTCGAAAATAAGACAGATAGGCGAGCAGGAGATCAATATTATCGAGACGATCAAGCCTATTACAAAATACGCCAAAACAATTTTAGACCCCAAGATGATTAAATACGAATTAGAGTTAGCTTTTTATAAAGCCACTACAGGGAGGCCTGGGCCAGTATGGATCAATATACCTCTTGATGTCCAGGGCAGCTTTATTGATATAGAAAATCTTCATTCCTTTAGGCCAAAGGACTCGTTGCCGCGGCTTAAAAAAAGACTCCACGTAAGTAAAGTCATGGAGATGCTAAAGAGGGCCAAGAGGCCGGTGATATTATGTGGATATGGCATACGAATAGCCAGGGCAGAAGACTTGTTGAAGCAAATCCTTGAAAGGATTCAGATTCCCGCAGTGCTTTCATTTAACGGCATGGATTTGATTCCAGACGCGCACCCATTACTTATAGGAAAGGCAGGTATTATAGGCCAGAGAAGGGCGAATTTTGCGATACAGAATTCTGATTGCCTCTTAAGCATAGGATCTCGAATGAACATAAAGATTGTTGGATATAATTATAAGGCATTTGCCCCGAATGCCAAAAAGATTATAGTGGATGTAGATGAACGAGAATTACAAAAGTCAACACTCTCTCCTGATGTTCGTATTCAAGCCGATGCGAAAGATTTTTTAGAAGAATTTTTAAATCAGCTTAAAGAAATAGATCTTCGTGCCCCTGCGGGGTGGCTTGACGCATGTAAAAATTGGAAAAAACGCTATCCCTCTATCGTTAATGAATTTTTTGAAGATGAGGCTCATGTTGATACATATATTTTTTATGACAAATTATCAGACTTATTAACAGAGCAGGATGTGGTAGTCACGGGTAATGGCATGGCCGCATTATGTCTTTACCAGGCATTTAAGGTGAAGCCGCAGCAGAGGGCCTTTACAAATAATGGCTATGGGGCAATGGGGTGGGGATTACCTGCCAGTATCGGGGCCTGTATCGCTAATGATCGTAAAAGGACTATTTGCATTACAGGAGACGGGAGCATGCAGATGAATATCCAGGAACTGCAGCTTATAAGGCATCATAATCTTCCGATAAAGATATTTATCATTAACAATGCCGGCTATACATCTATCAGGTTGACACAAGATACCTTTTTTAATAGTCATTATGTGGGGGCAGACGAACGGTCAGGTATAAGCAATCCAGATTTTAAAAAGGTAGCTATTGCCTATGGATTAGGTTATGAAAAAATTTTAACAAATAAAGAGATCGAAAGCAAGGTAAGTAGGGTTTTATCAGAGCCAGGGCCTATCTTGTGTGAATTGAATATATCACCTCATCAAGGATTGAATCCAAAGGCAGCCTCTTACAAAAGAGCGGACGGGTCCTTTGAGTCAAGGCCTCTGGAAGACATGTTTCCGTTTTTGTCAAGAGAAGAGCTGGCAGAAAATATGAGTATTTCTAAAATATAG
- a CDS encoding radical SAM protein has protein sequence MTELLLDGHKLHWHRDRVEAWLQGERIAPITIDCALTRKCTYRCVYCYGQLQANDEKRMTRDVIFRFLDDAAEIGVKAISLVSDGESTCSSHLYDAIIRGKANGLDMALATNGYLLQEERLEEILSALTYLRFNISAGEPERYARIMGCRREHFYAVSDIIKKCVKIKRQKNLNVTLGLQMVLMPDFKDQIIPVVRLGKELGVDYVIIKHCSDDERGSLGIDYSKYEPLKDLLKQAESYSDKQCIVRVKWSKILSKGKRRYSRCYGPPFIMQFSGSGLVAPCGMLFNRRYKKYHIGNIVDTPFKKIWESKRYWDVIDLIASEEFDARTMCGTLCLQHSVNDFLLDLKRGEAALEDVKGKEPMHVNFI, from the coding sequence ATGACAGAGCTGCTACTGGATGGTCATAAATTACACTGGCACAGAGATAGGGTTGAGGCCTGGCTGCAGGGGGAACGGATTGCGCCCATAACCATAGACTGCGCGCTTACCAGGAAATGCACGTATAGATGCGTGTATTGCTATGGCCAGCTTCAGGCCAATGATGAAAAAAGGATGACCAGGGATGTTATCTTCAGATTCCTGGATGATGCGGCTGAGATCGGCGTAAAGGCAATAAGCCTTGTAAGCGACGGAGAAAGCACATGCTCTTCTCATTTATACGATGCCATAATAAGGGGTAAGGCCAATGGATTAGACATGGCCCTGGCTACAAACGGTTATCTTTTGCAAGAAGAGCGCTTAGAGGAAATTTTATCAGCGCTTACGTATTTGAGGTTCAATATTTCAGCTGGAGAACCTGAAAGATATGCGCGTATTATGGGGTGCAGGAGAGAACATTTTTACGCAGTAAGTGATATTATAAAAAAATGCGTGAAGATAAAAAGACAGAAAAACCTGAATGTTACGCTTGGCCTGCAGATGGTTCTAATGCCTGATTTTAAAGACCAGATCATTCCAGTGGTAAGGCTTGGCAAGGAGCTCGGAGTAGACTATGTTATTATCAAACACTGCAGTGATGACGAGAGGGGGTCTTTAGGTATTGATTATTCCAAATATGAGCCGCTCAAGGATCTCTTAAAGCAGGCAGAATCGTATTCAGACAAGCAGTGCATAGTAAGGGTAAAATGGTCTAAGATTTTAAGCAAGGGTAAGCGCAGATATTCCCGCTGCTATGGCCCGCCTTTTATCATGCAGTTTTCAGGTTCAGGCCTTGTGGCGCCATGCGGGATGTTATTTAACAGAAGGTATAAAAAATATCATATAGGAAATATAGTTGATACACCGTTTAAAAAGATCTGGGAAAGCAAGCGCTACTGGGATGTTATAGATCTAATCGCGTCTGAGGAGTTTGACGCCAGGACCATGTGCGGCACTTTATGCCTTCAACATAGCGTTAATGACTTTCTATTGGATCTGAAGCGCGGAGAGGCCGCATTAGAAGATGTAAAAGGCAAAGAACCGATGCATGTTAATTTTATCTGA